In the genome of Croceimicrobium hydrocarbonivorans, one region contains:
- a CDS encoding Eco57I restriction-modification methylase domain-containing protein, with protein sequence MTIQELVEKYRSDRVSCLKTAYNETQVRNDFIDPLLKCLGWDVDNYKGKTQFLRDVIQEEYIEVEDETTKKNPDYTLRINGTRKLFVEVKKPSINILKSAKAAFQTRRYGWNANLGISILTNFEHLITYDCRFKPDVSENEQVARVRIFNFEEYVEAFDEIQKLVSFNSANSGQLDDLFSIYERKGQTFDDYFLKQIEDWRQKLAITAIEKNESLDDEDINFLIQRLLNRIIFLRICEDRTIEKFETLKNIKSYDELKNLFKQSDKKFNSGLFDFIEDTLSLKIDIDSEVLIEIFNELYYPLSPYDFSVVDPTILSQIYERFLGSRIVLEDGRQLSILEEPEVSASNGVVPTPKLIVEQIIKDALSPLMTGKTFDEISTIKIADICCGSGTFLISAYDFMQQKVLEKLIEENASSNELVYQLDETTSALTLKAKRNILEQNIYGVDINPYATEVSEFSLLLKLLEGEDKASVDNFINQHTEKVLPNLKGNIKCGNSLVDSKFFEFMPDALENNQLLHNVKPFDWEIEFPFLKETKGFDAIIGNPPYVRIQNLVKYAPEEIKFYQSSTSGYSVAKKETIDKYYVFIQRAIALLNTNGLLGYIVPHKFFLIKGGKGLREFITTNSQISKITHFGVAQVFPDRSTYTAILILQKAKKTDFQFKRVRKITPELLEKQDAFVSYRTDAFNTDPWIFLSPDTEKVFNKLRSEQSVPLKELAEICVGLQTSADKIYIFEPESETSNTYSFTKSGRQWEVEKNICLPAIYDLSFGLFDTIAANARIIFPYSVENDGAHLFSEKYFESNFPLAWSYLQEHKPQLEKRSLQGNNPKWYQFGRSQSLTRFHNTPKLVWSVLATSPPYALDNNDLQFTGGGNGPYYALTNRSDYSLLYFLGILSHPLFENMVKAGASEFRGAYYSHGKQFIENIPIRQIDLNNTSEKEKYNTIIKLVKSLIKTRAQLKSAAYGSKRTVLQRKADTLFDQLIRNINLLYEISEEEFSLVKYDDMFTTELAIEE encoded by the coding sequence ATGACCATTCAAGAACTGGTAGAAAAATATCGATCAGACAGAGTGAGTTGCCTTAAAACAGCTTACAATGAAACGCAAGTACGTAATGACTTTATTGATCCGCTTTTGAAGTGTCTTGGATGGGATGTGGACAATTATAAAGGAAAAACGCAATTCTTACGGGATGTTATTCAGGAAGAATATATTGAGGTAGAAGACGAAACAACCAAAAAGAATCCTGATTATACGCTACGCATCAACGGTACCAGAAAACTATTTGTAGAAGTCAAAAAGCCTTCGATTAACATTTTAAAATCTGCCAAAGCTGCTTTTCAAACGAGAAGATATGGCTGGAACGCGAATCTTGGTATTTCGATTCTAACCAATTTTGAACACCTCATTACCTATGATTGTAGGTTCAAACCAGATGTTTCGGAAAATGAACAGGTAGCCCGAGTTAGAATTTTCAATTTTGAAGAATACGTTGAAGCCTTTGACGAAATTCAGAAGCTGGTTTCGTTTAATTCAGCAAATTCTGGTCAATTAGACGACCTGTTTTCCATTTATGAGCGAAAAGGACAAACTTTTGATGACTATTTCTTAAAACAAATAGAAGATTGGCGGCAAAAATTGGCCATTACTGCTATAGAGAAAAATGAGAGCCTGGATGATGAAGACATTAACTTCTTGATTCAACGGCTGCTTAACCGTATTATCTTTCTAAGAATTTGTGAAGACCGAACGATTGAAAAGTTTGAAACGCTGAAAAATATCAAAAGCTATGATGAACTAAAGAATCTTTTTAAACAGTCGGACAAAAAATTCAATTCTGGCCTGTTCGATTTTATTGAAGATACTCTTTCGCTTAAAATTGACATTGACTCTGAAGTACTAATCGAAATTTTTAATGAACTCTATTACCCATTAAGCCCGTACGACTTTTCAGTTGTTGACCCGACAATATTAAGCCAGATCTACGAAAGGTTTTTGGGAAGCCGTATTGTTCTCGAAGATGGAAGACAACTTTCTATTCTGGAAGAACCGGAAGTTTCTGCATCTAATGGTGTTGTTCCGACCCCTAAACTCATTGTAGAGCAAATCATAAAAGACGCCTTGTCCCCATTGATGACTGGGAAAACCTTTGATGAGATTAGCACAATTAAAATTGCAGATATATGCTGTGGTTCAGGAACCTTTCTTATTTCTGCTTATGACTTCATGCAGCAAAAGGTTCTGGAAAAACTGATTGAAGAAAATGCGAGTAGTAATGAGTTGGTTTACCAACTGGATGAAACCACATCTGCACTTACTCTTAAAGCTAAGCGAAATATTCTTGAGCAGAATATTTATGGTGTTGATATAAATCCTTATGCCACTGAAGTATCTGAATTCAGTTTGCTTCTGAAGCTTCTGGAGGGAGAAGATAAAGCTTCGGTTGACAACTTCATTAATCAACATACAGAAAAAGTCCTGCCAAATCTCAAAGGAAATATTAAATGTGGGAATTCACTGGTTGATTCCAAGTTCTTTGAGTTTATGCCAGATGCGCTGGAAAACAACCAACTGCTGCATAATGTCAAACCATTTGATTGGGAAATAGAATTTCCTTTTTTGAAGGAAACAAAGGGTTTTGATGCAATTATTGGTAACCCTCCTTATGTACGCATACAAAATCTCGTAAAATATGCTCCTGAGGAAATAAAGTTCTACCAATCAAGTACCTCTGGATACAGTGTTGCCAAGAAGGAGACTATAGATAAATATTATGTCTTTATTCAGCGAGCCATTGCTCTGTTAAATACAAATGGGTTGCTTGGCTACATTGTGCCGCATAAATTTTTTCTTATCAAAGGTGGCAAAGGATTACGGGAGTTTATAACAACGAACAGTCAAATTTCAAAAATCACGCACTTTGGAGTTGCACAGGTATTTCCGGATCGTTCGACATACACGGCTATCTTAATCCTTCAAAAAGCTAAAAAGACAGACTTCCAATTTAAGCGAGTTAGAAAAATCACACCTGAATTGCTCGAGAAACAAGATGCCTTTGTTTCGTACCGAACAGATGCTTTCAATACTGATCCATGGATATTTCTTTCACCGGACACGGAAAAAGTCTTTAACAAACTTCGTTCTGAGCAGTCCGTTCCGTTAAAAGAGTTGGCAGAAATATGTGTGGGTTTACAAACCAGTGCTGATAAGATTTACATTTTTGAGCCGGAAAGCGAAACATCAAATACATATAGCTTTACCAAGAGTGGGAGACAATGGGAAGTTGAAAAAAACATCTGCCTCCCGGCTATTTACGACTTGTCATTTGGCTTATTCGATACCATAGCAGCCAATGCCCGGATTATATTTCCTTATTCAGTTGAAAATGATGGAGCCCATTTATTCAGTGAAAAGTATTTTGAAAGCAACTTTCCGCTTGCCTGGTCTTATTTACAGGAGCATAAGCCGCAATTGGAGAAAAGGAGCTTGCAAGGGAACAACCCCAAATGGTATCAATTTGGACGTTCTCAAAGCCTGACAAGATTTCACAACACGCCAAAACTTGTTTGGTCTGTTTTAGCAACCAGCCCTCCCTATGCTCTTGACAATAATGATCTTCAATTCACTGGTGGAGGTAACGGTCCGTACTACGCATTAACTAACCGATCTGACTATTCACTACTGTACTTCCTAGGTATTTTATCACATCCTCTTTTTGAAAATATGGTAAAGGCAGGAGCAAGTGAGTTTAGAGGTGCTTATTATTCTCACGGCAAGCAGTTTATTGAAAATATTCCTATTCGACAGATTGATCTCAACAATACTTCCGAAAAAGAAAAATATAACACCATTATTAAACTGGTAAAATCCCTGATCAAAACGAGGGCACAATTAAAAAGTGCGGCTTACGGATCCAAAAGAACGGTACTCCAAAGAAAAGCTGACACGCTCTTTGATCAATTAATTCGAAACATCAACCTTTTATATGAGATCAGTGAGGAGGAATTTAGTCTGGTTAAGTACGATGATATGTTCACCACAGAATTAGCCATAGAGGAATAA
- a CDS encoding helix-turn-helix domain-containing protein produces MTPKASFGEHIRSLRENQKLPLRKVAAILDIDPSTLSKIERGERSANKEMIPVLAELFKEDTETLGLILLSDKVAYDLMQEENSHEILKVAEEKIKYLKTKNHQQGKLDFDKQ; encoded by the coding sequence ATGACACCTAAAGCATCATTCGGAGAACATATAAGATCCTTAAGGGAGAATCAGAAACTCCCTCTCCGAAAGGTAGCTGCGATACTGGATATTGACCCGTCCACACTTAGCAAGATTGAAAGAGGTGAACGATCTGCTAACAAAGAAATGATCCCTGTTCTGGCAGAGTTATTCAAAGAAGATACAGAAACACTTGGTTTGATTTTGCTGAGTGATAAAGTGGCTTACGATTTAATGCAGGAGGAAAACTCTCATGAAATCCTTAAAGTGGCGGAGGAGAAAATCAAGTATTTAAAAACCAAAAACCATCAGCAAGGTAAATTAGATTTTGACAAGCAATGA
- a CDS encoding toprim domain-containing protein, giving the protein MGLDKQSILDATNNGYDVFKHFLGSRIQGTGKAFKSPFYEDTKASCYVFFDKRSRMYKFKDFGDAEYSGDCFFFTGKIFGLACEHKDEFVKILGIINQELSLGLESNTQKIDRIIERAPDQLMRVSELPSIHEGFETAQNELPLKVKAFTPSELAYWKQYGVSKEDLVRFNVVSVESYQGIGKSGNRYVFTSSESEPMFGYQSIRFTKLYRPFSKPRFLFTGEKTEQYVFGKEQLPIRGDILFFTGGEKDVITLSAHGFNAVSMNSETAHIPKNLLRAFSFRFKHLVLLYDVDETGLKSMESLKHQYKSFNLKSLRLPLSGEKDQKDISDFFAQGHTADDLRMLFREMLDIAYEDSLAIMRTCEIDFSRPPTEPEPLIKINEVTVGAPGNIMCVAGSEGSGKTNFLGGILSGSIKPEGLDIDTLGTTVRENSNGQGVLLYDTEQSEYQLYKNLTYIVNRSTLKRPPSWFKAFCLVGISRAERMKLIMESMDKYFYQFGGIHMVVIDGIGDLLPGVNEEEGSVALIEELIRIAAIYNTVVVCVLHMAPSGMKLRGHLGSEVQRKAAGILLIEKDENTDSSLIKALKVRDGSPLDVPIMEFGWNKEKGRHEFFGEKSPKETVKRNSVDLKALAKELYGEKRSMSSKDLGKLISQHLEIKERMARNYINYMKEHGILEKSTQFPGFYTLVDNQ; this is encoded by the coding sequence ATGGGATTAGATAAGCAAAGCATACTAGATGCTACCAACAATGGGTATGACGTCTTCAAGCATTTTCTGGGTAGCCGGATTCAAGGAACCGGCAAAGCATTTAAGAGTCCTTTCTATGAAGACACCAAAGCCTCGTGCTATGTCTTCTTTGACAAGCGATCACGGATGTATAAGTTCAAGGATTTTGGGGATGCTGAATACAGTGGCGACTGTTTCTTCTTCACGGGTAAGATCTTCGGATTGGCTTGTGAACACAAGGATGAGTTTGTAAAAATCCTTGGCATCATAAACCAGGAGCTATCTCTGGGATTGGAATCCAACACTCAAAAAATTGATCGAATTATAGAGCGTGCTCCTGATCAGCTCATGCGCGTTAGCGAGCTTCCAAGCATTCACGAAGGATTTGAAACCGCTCAAAACGAGCTACCTTTAAAGGTAAAGGCTTTCACTCCAAGCGAATTGGCCTATTGGAAACAATATGGAGTTTCCAAGGAAGACCTGGTTCGCTTCAATGTAGTATCGGTAGAATCCTACCAAGGTATTGGCAAGAGCGGTAACCGCTATGTGTTCACTTCTTCTGAGAGTGAGCCAATGTTTGGCTACCAGAGCATCCGGTTTACCAAGTTGTACCGGCCGTTTTCCAAGCCGCGATTCCTTTTCACGGGTGAGAAAACCGAACAATACGTTTTTGGAAAAGAGCAGTTACCGATTCGTGGAGATATTCTCTTCTTTACAGGAGGCGAAAAGGATGTGATCACCCTCTCTGCACATGGCTTCAATGCCGTTTCCATGAACAGCGAGACCGCTCATATTCCTAAGAATTTGCTGCGGGCTTTCAGCTTCCGGTTTAAGCACCTGGTCTTGCTTTATGACGTGGATGAAACCGGATTGAAATCCATGGAGTCGCTCAAGCATCAATACAAGAGTTTCAACTTGAAATCGCTGCGACTGCCTCTTTCCGGAGAAAAGGATCAAAAAGATATTTCTGACTTCTTTGCCCAGGGCCATACTGCCGATGATTTGCGAATGCTTTTTCGGGAAATGCTGGATATAGCCTATGAAGATTCCCTGGCCATTATGCGGACTTGTGAAATTGATTTTAGCAGACCACCAACCGAACCGGAGCCATTGATCAAGATCAACGAAGTTACAGTAGGTGCTCCGGGAAATATCATGTGCGTGGCCGGATCAGAGGGAAGCGGAAAAACCAACTTCCTGGGTGGTATTCTTTCCGGTAGCATTAAACCGGAAGGACTGGATATCGACACCCTGGGAACCACGGTGCGTGAAAACAGTAATGGCCAAGGAGTTTTGCTTTATGATACCGAGCAAAGTGAGTATCAACTTTATAAAAACCTGACCTACATCGTGAATCGCTCTACCTTAAAACGTCCGCCATCCTGGTTCAAAGCCTTTTGCCTCGTGGGCATATCCAGAGCGGAACGCATGAAGCTCATCATGGAATCGATGGACAAGTATTTCTATCAATTCGGTGGAATCCATATGGTAGTGATTGACGGAATTGGTGACTTGCTCCCTGGTGTAAACGAAGAAGAAGGATCCGTTGCCCTTATTGAAGAACTCATTCGCATTGCGGCCATCTACAACACGGTAGTGGTTTGCGTGTTGCACATGGCTCCCTCCGGTATGAAGCTTCGCGGACACCTTGGTAGTGAAGTACAGCGGAAGGCGGCCGGTATTCTTTTGATTGAGAAAGATGAAAACACCGACTCATCATTGATTAAAGCCTTAAAAGTGCGCGATGGAAGTCCATTGGATGTACCAATCATGGAATTCGGCTGGAACAAAGAGAAAGGCCGGCATGAATTCTTTGGCGAAAAGAGTCCGAAGGAAACGGTAAAGCGAAATTCAGTTGACTTGAAAGCCCTGGCCAAGGAACTCTACGGTGAAAAACGCTCAATGTCTTCAAAGGATCTGGGGAAACTGATCTCCCAGCACCTTGAAATTAAGGAGCGCATGGCCAGAAACTATATCAATTACATGAAAGAGCACGGAATACTGGAAAAATCCACACAATTCCCTGGCTTCTACACGCTGGTTGACAATCAATAG
- a CDS encoding helix-turn-helix domain-containing protein: MWNTEKKTKEDLEHLRQRLDSMERNFKELQTKLLAPRPKQKFLTTDEAADYLEVSRNTLYRYMREGNVAFHMIGGKRKLALDDLDEFINRNHVGALPTIL, from the coding sequence ATGTGGAACACAGAAAAGAAAACCAAAGAGGATCTGGAGCATTTGAGACAGCGCCTGGATTCCATGGAGCGAAACTTCAAGGAGCTCCAAACGAAGTTATTGGCACCAAGGCCAAAGCAAAAATTTTTAACCACAGACGAAGCAGCCGATTACCTGGAAGTTTCCCGGAATACGCTGTATCGCTACATGCGGGAAGGTAATGTTGCCTTTCACATGATTGGTGGGAAGCGTAAACTGGCCTTGGACGACCTGGATGAGTTTATCAATCGCAATCACGTTGGTGCCTTGCCTACAATTCTTTAA
- a CDS encoding RteC domain-containing protein, giving the protein MLNSIETILTEISKAEIKLGKKTGQIPVNLFETTEIIDLTFNGHATLKNYDHFCEGLLKDLQDQIDAITSDSANAFGAVRALNLLLFDAKSQEKRYFPKKKKDDWLVKVTFKIRYQVEFTHDKLVRDTVLRFLEIQKRLITRCIRLINNRIKHIHTFFPIQDLLPHHPGHAPFTGLAPYQMGQLSLFPNGMGQTTLTWNRSKADLLELIVALSKSNSVGSTGGVVHQKDLIELFGWFFNIDLGSARQAIGALKRRKKPESSYTRELKEVFKLYCEDD; this is encoded by the coding sequence ATGTTAAACTCTATTGAAACCATTTTAACTGAAATATCGAAAGCTGAAATAAAGCTCGGTAAGAAAACCGGACAGATACCGGTAAACCTATTTGAAACAACTGAAATAATTGACCTGACCTTTAATGGACACGCTACTCTAAAAAACTACGACCACTTCTGTGAAGGCCTGCTAAAAGACCTCCAGGACCAGATAGACGCAATCACCAGTGACAGTGCCAATGCCTTTGGAGCGGTTAGGGCACTTAACCTTCTATTGTTTGATGCCAAGTCACAGGAAAAGCGCTACTTCCCCAAGAAAAAGAAGGACGATTGGCTGGTGAAAGTCACATTTAAGATTCGCTACCAGGTGGAATTCACCCACGATAAACTGGTGCGAGACACGGTGCTCCGATTCCTGGAAATACAGAAGCGGCTCATCACAAGGTGCATCCGCTTAATCAATAATCGGATCAAACACATCCACACCTTCTTTCCGATTCAGGATCTACTCCCACATCATCCGGGTCACGCACCTTTTACCGGACTTGCCCCCTACCAAATGGGCCAGCTATCCCTTTTTCCCAATGGTATGGGACAAACGACTCTCACCTGGAACCGAAGCAAGGCGGATCTCCTGGAGCTCATTGTAGCCTTAAGCAAGAGCAACTCCGTTGGCAGTACCGGTGGAGTTGTCCACCAAAAGGACTTGATAGAGCTCTTTGGATGGTTCTTCAATATAGACCTGGGCAGTGCCCGACAGGCTATTGGTGCCCTCAAGCGAAGGAAGAAACCTGAAAGCTCCTATACCCGGGAATTGAAGGAGGTTTTCAAGCTCTATTGCGAAGATGACTGA
- a CDS encoding ArsR/SmtB family transcription factor, translating into MGAVGNPTRMKILFLLREEGRMCPCDLSDILGMSVPAISQHLKKMKSLDLVFAMREAQTLYYSIHEKEKLFVNEVLSLVAKSTPTL; encoded by the coding sequence ATGGGAGCAGTTGGGAATCCTACCCGTATGAAAATACTCTTTTTACTGAGAGAAGAGGGGCGTATGTGCCCGTGTGACCTGAGTGACATACTGGGAATGTCTGTTCCAGCCATATCACAACATTTGAAGAAAATGAAATCACTGGATCTAGTTTTTGCAATGCGGGAAGCCCAAACGCTTTACTATTCCATCCATGAAAAAGAAAAGTTGTTTGTAAATGAAGTCTTAAGTCTAGTCGCTAAATCAACGCCTACATTATGA
- the merTP gene encoding mercuric transport protein MerTP, translating into MKNSTSLMFTSVMAAIGASLCCITPVLALIAGASGAASTFSWLDPARPYLIGITVLVLGFAWYQKLRPRSKEEIECDCDDETKPSFWQSKKFLSIITVFAALMLAFPVYADVFYPQQEQQAGVENQQILKSMVFSVSGMTCTGCEEHVHHEVNKLDGIVQVQASYESENAIVQFDTSRTSILEIEKAINSTGYKVTAMNKE; encoded by the coding sequence ATGAAAAATTCTACCTCCTTGATGTTCACCAGCGTGATGGCGGCCATAGGAGCCTCTCTGTGTTGTATAACTCCTGTATTGGCCTTAATTGCTGGAGCAAGCGGTGCCGCCTCCACTTTTTCCTGGTTAGATCCGGCACGGCCTTATCTAATTGGCATTACCGTATTGGTTTTAGGCTTTGCCTGGTATCAGAAGCTTAGGCCGCGGTCCAAAGAGGAAATAGAATGTGACTGCGATGATGAGACTAAGCCTTCCTTCTGGCAATCGAAAAAATTCCTGTCTATTATCACCGTTTTTGCAGCACTGATGCTGGCTTTTCCTGTTTATGCAGATGTTTTTTATCCCCAGCAGGAACAGCAGGCAGGTGTGGAAAATCAGCAAATTCTGAAAAGCATGGTTTTTTCAGTCAGCGGTATGACTTGCACTGGCTGCGAAGAACACGTTCACCATGAGGTTAACAAACTTGATGGCATTGTGCAAGTACAAGCCTCTTATGAAAGTGAGAACGCAATTGTTCAGTTTGACACGTCCAGAACTTCAATCCTTGAAATTGAAAAAGCGATAAACAGTACGGGTTACAAGGTAACGGCAATGAATAAGGAGTAA
- a CDS encoding GDCCVxC domain-containing (seleno)protein: MEILSKSTITCPKCGHKKEETMPTDACEFFYECENCHTLLRPKEGDCCVYCSYGTVACPSIQENGASSCCS; encoded by the coding sequence ATGGAAATCTTATCAAAATCAACTATCACTTGCCCGAAATGCGGGCATAAGAAAGAAGAAACGATGCCAACGGACGCGTGTGAGTTCTTCTATGAATGCGAGAACTGTCATACGCTTCTACGTCCCAAGGAGGGAGATTGCTGCGTTTATTGCTCCTACGGAACCGTTGCCTGTCCTTCTATTCAGGAAAATGGGGCATCGAGTTGTTGTAGTTGA